In a single window of the Bacteroides acidifaciens genome:
- a CDS encoding TIM-barrel domain-containing protein, which yields MKKKFVNAGMKIFLFTFGLSLTLCYAQIQAKQYETTVGAKLAAHTSPIVSARKINPTTVEILFSNNQRMTLDFYGENIFRVFQDNSGRIIRDPQAKPEAQILVDNPRKELSQLELEENDDFVFLTTEKIKVRLDKKTSLLKVTNLATNTVVVEELEAPLFEKGKVTLTLKETPQEFFYGGGVQNGRFSHKGKVISIENQNSWTDGGVASPTPYYWSTNGYGVMWYTFKKGKYDFGASEQGKVKLYHESDYLDVFYMINDGAVALLNDFYQLTGNPVLLPKFGFYQGHLNAYNRDYWVENEKGILFEDGKRYKESQKDNGGIKESLNGEKDNYQFSARAVIDRYKKHDMPLGWLLPNDGYGAGYGQTETLDGNIQNLKSLGDYARQNGVEIGLWTQSDLHPKEGVSALLQRDIVKEVRDAGVRVLKTDVAWVGAGYSFGLNGVADVGHIMPYYGSDARPFIISLDGWAGTQRYAGIWSGDQTGGVWEYIRFHIPTYIGSGLSGQPNITSDMDGIFGGKNLIVNTRDFQWKTFTPMELNMDGWGSNEKYPHALGEPATSINRWYLKLKSELMPYAYSIAKEAVDGMPMIRAMFLEYPNAYTQGTATQYQYLYGPYFLIAPIYQATKADEKGNDIRDGIYLPEGTWIDYFTGEKYEGNCILNNFASPLWKLPVFVKNGAIIPLTNPNNNTTEINKGIRIYELYPCGKSTFTEYDDDGVSEEYKRGKGVTTDIESEVDAKNNVTVTIYPTKGDFAGFVKEKATEFRINVTALPKKVTAQLGKKKVKLTKAASKDEFEKGENVFFYDEAPNLNRFATKGSEFEKVVITKNPQLLVKLAATDITVNTTTLRIEGFRFAPEDRHRITTGTLTAPIARITAGNTEAYTLKPTWDKVTNADFYEIDFMDMRYTTIKDMELLFKDLTPETSYSFKIRAVNKDGVSDWAEFSATTKSDPLEFAIRGIKGECTAASQGRVGVKRLFDFVESGDIWHTKYGEKAVPFELVMDLVTVNQLDKFHYLPRINAGNGTLLKGTVSYSMNKEQWTEAGTFEWQRNDDVKIFNFTSHPTARYIKLSVTEAVGNYGSGKEIYVFKVPGTESYLQGDINVDGKIDGNDLTSYTNYTGLRKGDSDFEGYISNGDINKNGLIDAYDISVVATQLEGGADNRGTDKVDGTIEISTPKQVYDKDEIIEIQVKGIDLRAVNAFSFALPYNQQDYEFVGVELQNMNAMENLTYDRLHTNGSKALYPTFVNVGNKKTLEGTVDLCLLKFKAKRKVKFGLKIIDGLLVDKKLNTHKSGIQ from the coding sequence ATGAAAAAGAAATTTGTAAATGCAGGTATGAAAATATTCTTATTTACATTCGGTTTGTCTCTGACGCTCTGTTATGCGCAGATACAGGCCAAGCAGTATGAGACCACGGTAGGGGCAAAATTGGCAGCACATACATCGCCGATAGTTAGTGCAAGAAAAATAAACCCCACCACCGTCGAAATTCTATTCTCCAATAACCAACGAATGACATTGGATTTCTACGGTGAAAACATCTTCCGTGTCTTTCAAGACAATTCCGGAAGAATAATCAGAGATCCTCAGGCCAAACCGGAAGCGCAGATATTGGTAGACAATCCTCGAAAAGAACTCTCCCAACTGGAATTGGAAGAAAATGACGATTTCGTCTTTCTGACTACTGAAAAGATAAAAGTCCGGTTGGATAAAAAGACCTCTTTACTCAAAGTAACTAACTTGGCGACTAACACCGTTGTAGTAGAAGAACTGGAAGCACCTCTTTTTGAGAAAGGAAAAGTGACCTTGACCTTGAAAGAAACCCCGCAAGAATTCTTTTACGGCGGAGGTGTCCAGAACGGACGATTCTCCCATAAGGGCAAAGTAATCTCCATCGAAAACCAGAATAGCTGGACAGACGGGGGAGTTGCATCACCCACACCTTACTACTGGTCTACAAATGGGTACGGCGTGATGTGGTACACTTTCAAGAAAGGAAAGTATGACTTCGGAGCCTCTGAACAGGGGAAAGTAAAACTGTACCACGAATCAGACTATTTGGATGTATTCTATATGATTAACGACGGGGCGGTAGCCTTGTTGAATGACTTCTACCAACTGACTGGAAACCCTGTCCTGTTGCCTAAATTCGGCTTCTATCAGGGACACCTCAATGCTTATAATCGCGACTACTGGGTAGAAAACGAGAAAGGCATCCTCTTTGAGGACGGCAAACGGTATAAAGAAAGCCAGAAAGATAACGGCGGAATCAAAGAATCGCTGAACGGAGAAAAGGACAACTACCAATTTTCCGCACGTGCAGTAATCGACCGCTATAAGAAACATGACATGCCATTGGGCTGGCTGCTTCCTAACGACGGCTATGGAGCCGGATACGGACAGACAGAAACATTGGACGGTAATATACAAAACCTGAAAAGTCTGGGGGATTATGCCCGTCAGAACGGAGTGGAAATCGGACTCTGGACACAGTCGGACCTGCATCCGAAAGAAGGAGTGAGTGCCTTGTTGCAAAGGGATATTGTGAAAGAAGTAAGGGATGCCGGAGTGCGTGTGCTGAAAACTGACGTTGCCTGGGTAGGTGCAGGTTATTCTTTCGGATTGAACGGAGTGGCTGACGTTGGGCATATCATGCCTTACTATGGAAGTGATGCCCGACCATTTATTATCTCCCTCGACGGTTGGGCGGGAACGCAGCGTTACGCCGGAATCTGGTCGGGCGACCAGACGGGTGGCGTATGGGAGTATATCCGTTTCCATATCCCGACCTATATCGGTTCGGGATTGTCAGGACAGCCGAATATCACTTCCGACATGGACGGTATATTCGGTGGAAAGAATCTGATAGTGAATACCCGTGATTTCCAGTGGAAAACCTTTACTCCCATGGAACTGAACATGGACGGTTGGGGCTCCAATGAAAAATACCCGCATGCCTTGGGAGAACCGGCTACATCTATCAACCGCTGGTATCTGAAGTTGAAATCCGAACTGATGCCTTATGCCTATAGTATCGCCAAAGAAGCCGTAGACGGCATGCCGATGATAAGAGCCATGTTCTTGGAATATCCGAATGCCTATACTCAAGGCACAGCTACGCAATATCAATATCTCTACGGCCCTTATTTCCTGATTGCCCCTATTTATCAGGCAACTAAAGCGGATGAGAAAGGAAATGATATCCGCGACGGCATTTATCTGCCTGAGGGTACATGGATTGATTATTTCACAGGAGAAAAATATGAAGGAAACTGCATACTCAATAACTTTGCGTCTCCCCTTTGGAAACTTCCTGTATTCGTGAAGAACGGGGCGATTATTCCGCTTACGAATCCTAATAACAATACAACTGAAATCAATAAGGGAATCCGTATCTATGAGCTTTACCCGTGTGGCAAGAGTACCTTTACCGAGTATGACGACGACGGAGTGTCCGAAGAATATAAACGGGGCAAAGGAGTGACAACAGATATCGAATCCGAAGTTGACGCCAAAAATAATGTTACTGTAACCATTTACCCGACAAAAGGGGACTTTGCAGGCTTCGTAAAAGAAAAGGCTACAGAGTTCAGAATCAATGTCACCGCCCTGCCGAAGAAAGTAACGGCACAACTGGGTAAGAAAAAAGTGAAGTTGACAAAAGCTGCTTCGAAAGATGAATTTGAAAAAGGAGAAAATGTATTCTTCTATGATGAGGCTCCCAACCTGAACCGGTTTGCCACTAAAGGAAGTGAGTTTGAAAAGGTAGTTATTACCAAGAACCCGCAGCTTTTGGTGAAGTTGGCTGCTACCGACATAACGGTCAATACAACGACATTGCGTATTGAGGGATTCCGCTTTGCTCCCGAAGACCGTCACCGGATCACTACCGGAACTCTGACCGCTCCCATTGCCCGGATTACTGCCGGCAACACGGAAGCCTATACACTGAAACCGACATGGGACAAGGTAACGAACGCTGACTTTTACGAGATCGATTTTATGGATATGCGCTACACTACGATTAAGGATATGGAACTGCTGTTTAAAGACCTGACGCCCGAAACATCGTACTCATTTAAGATACGTGCTGTCAACAAAGACGGAGTTTCAGATTGGGCTGAGTTCAGTGCTACAACCAAATCCGATCCGCTTGAATTTGCTATCCGTGGTATCAAAGGCGAATGTACAGCCGCTTCGCAAGGAAGAGTAGGTGTGAAACGCTTATTCGACTTTGTAGAGTCTGGTGACATCTGGCATACGAAATACGGAGAAAAAGCCGTTCCGTTCGAACTGGTTATGGACTTGGTGACTGTCAACCAACTGGATAAGTTCCACTACCTGCCACGCATCAACGCCGGCAACGGAACATTGCTGAAAGGAACCGTTTCTTATAGCATGAATAAAGAGCAGTGGACAGAAGCCGGAACATTTGAATGGCAGCGTAACGATGATGTGAAGATATTCAATTTCACCAGTCATCCTACTGCCCGCTATATCAAACTATCCGTTACGGAAGCTGTCGGCAACTACGGTTCCGGCAAAGAAATTTATGTGTTCAAAGTGCCCGGAACGGAAAGCTATCTTCAGGGAGATATCAACGTTGACGGTAAGATTGACGGCAACGACCTGACATCTTATACCAACTATACAGGGTTGAGAAAGGGCGACTCCGACTTTGAAGGATACATCAGCAATGGTGATATCAATAAGAACGGGCTGATTGACGCTTATGATATCTCGGTGGTTGCCACGCAGCTTGAAGGCGGTGCTGATAACCGTGGTACGGATAAAGTGGACGGCACGATTGAAATCAGCACACCGAAACAAGTATATGACAAAGATGAGATCATTGAAATCCAGGTAAAAGGCATTGACTTGCGTGCAGTCAACGCATTCAGCTTTGCTTTACCTTACAATCAGCAGGATTATGAGTTTGTCGGGGTGGAATTGCAGAATATGAATGCAATGGAGAATCTGACTTACGACCGTCTTCATACCAATGGTTCAAAAGCCTTGTATCCTACTTTTGTCAATGTAGGAAACAAGAAGACTCTTGAAGGAACCGTTGACTTATGTCTTTTGAAGTTTAAGGCGAAACGTAAAGTGAAATTCGGGTTGAAGATTATTGACGGCTTATTAGTGGATAAGAAATTGAATACTCATAAATCAGGTATTCAGTAA
- a CDS encoding discoidin domain-containing protein gives MKTKLNHLIGSFCLIAALAATGCSDEHEYASDHSYYDDVKLKIDHVDKKNVLAIPLADETYSLSVTVTPEALSFNSLAYVYEVGDNSIATVDKNGKLTLLKPGETTLTIKYRTSKSISADCTLKVVASLIRDVVLSPEVTIGMEEPVDLAEYVTVMPWSADAGALTYTVKEGYGDIVKIVEGSLVQGMNMGEAVIEIRSTDGLNIVKELKLVVKGSIPIEEIKLNDKAAEINGQTLLVGQEFDLSSLVTFLPENAADKRLKYEVISGTDCISISEEGILMTTAGGEAEIQISPLDEELNVGVSPLTLKFTIKSWNERENWKVTTSITYGSGRNYVKDGNTGNPEHILDDDATTYLSLVKPGKTYGTDVAAAKDVPLYFVVDMGMKQSFNYFTWAHRTTNSFNYLRAWGITMYGSDDGVNFSEIKSNIVIPHDNNTDKIELPVEKSTYRYIKVQYIDWSDLHIDEDEINKNGGTIQVAEFNVGMK, from the coding sequence ATGAAAACAAAATTAAATCATTTGATAGGTTCGTTTTGCCTGATTGCCGCTTTGGCGGCAACAGGCTGTTCGGACGAACATGAATATGCATCGGATCATTCTTATTACGATGATGTGAAACTGAAAATCGACCATGTGGATAAGAAGAATGTGCTCGCCATTCCTTTAGCTGATGAGACGTATTCTCTATCGGTCACTGTAACTCCTGAGGCACTATCATTCAATTCTTTGGCTTATGTTTATGAGGTAGGCGATAATAGCATCGCGACAGTAGATAAGAATGGCAAGCTAACATTGTTGAAACCGGGTGAAACTACTTTGACTATAAAATACCGCACCAGTAAGTCTATATCCGCCGATTGTACACTGAAAGTAGTGGCATCGTTGATTCGTGATGTAGTGTTAAGTCCCGAAGTTACCATAGGAATGGAAGAACCGGTAGATTTGGCGGAATATGTCACGGTCATGCCGTGGTCGGCAGATGCCGGTGCATTGACATATACTGTGAAAGAAGGATACGGAGATATAGTGAAAATTGTTGAAGGAAGCCTTGTGCAGGGAATGAATATGGGAGAAGCGGTGATTGAAATTCGTTCTACCGATGGGCTGAACATTGTGAAAGAACTAAAACTGGTAGTGAAAGGCAGTATTCCTATTGAGGAAATCAAGCTGAATGACAAAGCAGCAGAAATCAATGGACAGACATTGCTTGTCGGGCAGGAGTTTGACTTATCTTCCCTTGTGACCTTTTTGCCGGAAAATGCGGCTGACAAGCGATTGAAATACGAGGTTATTTCCGGAACTGATTGTATCTCTATCTCAGAAGAAGGAATACTGATGACAACTGCTGGGGGGGAAGCTGAAATCCAGATATCTCCGCTTGATGAAGAACTGAATGTTGGAGTCTCACCTCTTACTCTTAAGTTTACAATAAAATCATGGAATGAACGTGAGAACTGGAAAGTGACTACTTCTATCACCTATGGCAGTGGAAGAAATTATGTGAAAGATGGCAACACCGGTAATCCGGAACATATCCTTGATGATGATGCTACGACCTATTTGTCATTGGTGAAACCCGGTAAAACGTATGGAACCGATGTCGCGGCCGCTAAAGATGTTCCCCTTTATTTTGTCGTTGACATGGGAATGAAGCAAAGTTTTAATTATTTCACATGGGCGCACAGAACTACTAATTCGTTCAATTATTTGCGGGCGTGGGGAATTACTATGTATGGAAGCGATGACGGTGTGAACTTTAGTGAGATAAAATCCAATATTGTTATACCTCACGATAATAATACGGATAAGATTGAACTGCCCGTTGAAAAATCTACCTATCGATACATTAAAGTGCAGTATATTGATTGGAGTGATTTGCACATCGATGAGGACGAAATTAATAAGAACGGAGGTACTATACAGGTAGCTGAATTCAATGTTGGTATGAAATAA
- a CDS encoding discoidin domain-containing protein: MKSIYKYLIAPFCLIAALWLAVGCSEEYKYDTDYSSYDNVSLKMNLVDENDVLSVKLANKTHALTIAVIPENVFIDSKAYIYEVEDASIASVADDGMITLLKVGTTTLTAKFRGNQEISASCTLEVQPTFVRELKVTGTDIRVEEGKELDLAPFVVAIPSDADNKKLHYEVKAGSEELVEIAEGSSVVKALAKGTATIMVSATDGSGISAEVTVEVTGKIPVERIELNNAANLNGKKAPIGQVFNLGALVTVYPSNASEQTLAYELVAGNAEVDENGVVRTTGEGEVEIKISAIDEFQVATPQTIKFTVDASLTLFERSLWFVDTSIVYANGKNYTTDNATGNPEHAIDGKDNTYLALTKPGKKYNQEVTPADHVLFFVVDMKAEQEFNYFKYKHRNNNKNFQIFKISMYGSNDNENYTVIQEDIVLGPQTDSKLLEIEQSVALSKCRYIKVEFKDWYKDDGTNVCVAEFNVGKK, encoded by the coding sequence ATGAAATCTATATATAAATATCTGATAGCTCCGTTTTGCCTGATTGCCGCATTATGGCTCGCAGTTGGTTGTTCGGAAGAATATAAGTATGATACGGATTACTCCTCTTATGACAATGTCAGTTTGAAAATGAATCTGGTGGATGAGAATGACGTATTATCTGTGAAACTGGCAAATAAGACTCATGCTCTTACTATTGCTGTAATTCCCGAAAATGTGTTTATTGATTCTAAAGCTTATATTTATGAAGTGGAGGATGCAAGCATTGCTTCGGTGGCTGATGATGGTATGATTACATTGCTGAAGGTGGGAACAACTACTTTGACAGCAAAGTTTCGTGGTAATCAGGAGATATCTGCAAGCTGTACATTGGAGGTGCAACCTACATTTGTCAGAGAGTTGAAAGTAACAGGTACCGACATCCGTGTGGAAGAAGGAAAAGAATTGGATTTGGCGCCATTTGTTGTTGCTATTCCGTCTGATGCGGATAATAAAAAACTTCATTACGAGGTAAAAGCCGGTTCGGAAGAGTTGGTGGAAATCGCTGAAGGAAGTAGTGTTGTCAAAGCATTAGCTAAAGGGACAGCTACCATTATGGTATCGGCAACTGATGGTTCCGGAATATCGGCAGAAGTGACAGTAGAAGTGACCGGAAAGATTCCTGTAGAAAGAATAGAATTAAACAATGCCGCCAATCTGAATGGAAAGAAAGCTCCGATAGGACAAGTCTTCAATTTGGGTGCTTTGGTAACTGTATATCCATCGAATGCTTCTGAACAGACGTTGGCTTATGAACTTGTGGCAGGAAATGCCGAAGTAGATGAGAATGGTGTAGTGAGAACAACAGGTGAAGGGGAGGTAGAAATTAAAATTTCTGCGATAGATGAATTCCAAGTGGCTACTCCTCAAACGATAAAGTTTACTGTTGACGCTTCTCTGACGTTGTTTGAACGCTCTTTGTGGTTCGTTGATACATCCATCGTTTATGCTAACGGCAAAAATTATACAACAGACAATGCTACAGGTAATCCGGAACATGCAATAGATGGAAAGGATAATACTTACTTGGCATTGACTAAGCCGGGTAAGAAGTATAATCAAGAGGTTACTCCTGCCGACCATGTGCTTTTCTTTGTGGTTGATATGAAAGCGGAACAGGAATTTAATTATTTCAAATATAAGCATAGAAATAACAATAAGAATTTCCAGATTTTCAAGATTTCGATGTATGGAAGTAATGATAATGAAAACTATACTGTTATTCAGGAAGATATTGTTTTAGGTCCGCAAACGGATTCGAAATTGCTGGAGATAGAACAGTCGGTAGCATTGTCCAAGTGCAGATATATCAAGGTTGAATTCAAAGATTGGTACAAAGATGACGGTACGAATGTTTGCGTAGCCGAATTCAATGTCGGTAAAAAGTAA
- a CDS encoding RagB/SusD family nutrient uptake outer membrane protein, whose product MKKIIIIFLAMCCVVAACTETSEGFLDSKGKETDDLEAVFADSMKVMGFHAALFWQLGRVTMSPHSVPSTLQNYKDYEAGTDNSRYCAYFKVTEFTPAYTKGDFSQGGTNAGFTDFKTGWLEMYQTIYRCNSFLQNYKKAPLTDATKEKLAYEARFIRAFFYFHLMRQYGGVVLVYDEVIDPFEPTLLPRSTFEECVNYVAQELRTVADALPLEQSGADYGRPTKAAALGVLTELYTLAASPLYNGGNIGSGDNRLLVGYDDYDKNRWQNVVTAAKDLMNLGTHELMVDNTTRPGYGFYQATTKRVNSERVWFWLTVYTTCYPSSALLPKSAKGGAQIQPYHELVEAFPMIDGTPIDKESKAYKENPYKDRDPRLDYTIIYNGAKWVKKKQGEPEVVYTYKGAEQDGYAVSGGTATGYFFRKCCDESKLGGDSDYGDGTGLSFIRYADIMLLYAEALTELDVDRNRNEIEKQLFELRNRAGIQPGADKRYGVPENMDKDEMIDFIINERRIEFANECGNRFWDLKRRKLYEKLNGVWTNAAVWEKMPDGTFTWSLMPIEQHFFSQKMYFSAIPQDEINASHGMIIQNPGW is encoded by the coding sequence ATGAAGAAGATAATAATAATCTTTCTGGCTATGTGCTGCGTAGTGGCGGCATGTACCGAAACTTCAGAGGGATTCCTGGATAGTAAAGGAAAGGAAACGGATGACCTTGAGGCTGTCTTTGCGGACAGTATGAAAGTGATGGGATTCCATGCCGCTTTGTTCTGGCAGCTGGGGCGTGTCACAATGTCGCCACATAGTGTGCCTAGTACCTTGCAAAATTATAAAGACTATGAAGCGGGAACGGATAATAGTCGTTACTGTGCATACTTTAAGGTAACTGAGTTTACGCCTGCTTATACGAAAGGAGATTTCAGTCAAGGAGGAACAAATGCCGGTTTCACTGATTTCAAGACAGGTTGGCTGGAGATGTATCAGACAATTTATCGTTGTAATTCCTTCCTTCAGAATTATAAGAAAGCACCTTTGACGGACGCTACAAAAGAAAAACTGGCTTATGAGGCTCGATTTATTCGTGCATTCTTCTATTTTCACTTGATGCGCCAGTATGGTGGAGTGGTATTGGTATACGATGAAGTGATCGATCCATTTGAACCGACTCTTTTACCTCGTTCTACATTTGAAGAATGTGTCAACTATGTAGCACAGGAGTTGAGGACCGTAGCGGATGCATTACCTTTGGAACAGTCAGGTGCTGACTATGGCCGTCCTACCAAGGCTGCTGCTTTGGGTGTGTTGACGGAGTTGTATACATTGGCTGCCAGCCCATTGTATAATGGCGGAAATATCGGAAGCGGAGATAATCGCTTGTTGGTAGGCTATGATGATTATGATAAGAACAGATGGCAGAATGTAGTGACTGCAGCTAAAGATTTGATGAATCTGGGAACTCATGAGTTGATGGTGGATAATACGACTCGCCCCGGATACGGTTTTTATCAAGCTACAACGAAACGTGTAAATAGTGAACGTGTATGGTTCTGGCTGACAGTATATACCACTTGTTATCCTTCTAGCGCACTTTTGCCGAAAAGTGCCAAAGGCGGAGCGCAGATCCAGCCTTATCATGAATTGGTAGAAGCCTTCCCGATGATTGACGGTACACCGATTGATAAGGAAAGCAAGGCTTACAAGGAGAATCCGTATAAAGACCGTGATCCCCGTCTGGATTATACGATTATTTATAACGGAGCTAAATGGGTGAAGAAAAAACAAGGAGAACCGGAGGTGGTATATACCTACAAAGGAGCTGAACAGGATGGGTACGCGGTGAGCGGTGGTACGGCTACCGGTTATTTCTTCAGGAAATGTTGTGATGAATCGAAACTGGGAGGCGATAGTGATTATGGTGACGGTACAGGTTTGTCGTTCATTCGTTATGCTGATATTATGTTACTGTATGCTGAAGCTTTGACTGAGCTGGATGTGGATAGAAACCGGAATGAAATAGAGAAGCAGTTGTTTGAACTTCGCAACCGGGCAGGCATTCAACCGGGAGCTGATAAAAGATACGGTGTACCGGAAAATATGGATAAAGACGAAATGATTGATTTCATCATTAACGAAAGACGTATTGAATTTGCTAATGAGTGTGGCAACCGTTTCTGGGATTTGAAACGTCGTAAATTGTATGAGAAACTAAATGGTGTATGGACCAATGCGGCAGTCTGGGAAAAGATGCCGGACGGTACTTTCACATGGAGCCTGATGCCTATTGAACAACACTTCTTCTCTCAGAAGATGTACTTTAGTGCTATTCCACAAGATGAAATCAATGCTTCTCACGGAATGATAATTCAAAATCCGGGTTGGTAA